The window ATAATCACGGCACGGCCTTTATATTGTTTCGAGCCTGCTACTACGGTTTTGTAATCATCCCCATCGATAATTTCCTTTATATCTCCATAAGCATATTCAGCACCAAATTTCTTGGCATGGTCGAACATTTTAGTCGATAGTTCCGGACCAAGGATTGAATCAAAACCTGGATAATTTTCTACTTCTTCTGTATTAGCCATTTGGCCGCCAGGAATTCCACGCTCAATCATAAGTGTAGGCATGTTTGCACGAGATGTATACACAGCAGCGGTCATCCCTGCTGGACCCGCCCCTGCAATAATGACGTCATAAATTTTTTCTTCTGTCACCTTGTTCATCCTCCTTTTTACAGCCAGTTCCTTCGAGGAAGTACTATAAATAGTATTTACATTTATCCTATAAAAACATCATGATTTAGTCCAAGAATCTGCCTAGGCTACTTACTTTAAACCAGTAAATTCTTTACTGACTTTACATATTTTTGCATCGTGGCCAAAGAAAGACCATATTTACTTGCCTGAGTTGCTTGAGTTACCTTCTCATTACGCAAATGAAACCAGATGTATTCAACTGCAGCTGACCAGGCTTGCTTGTTTTTTATCGATAAGCCTTCATTAATGATTTTCACAAAAACAGAAAACCACATTAAATAAAGCCCTGATTCGACGGATCCAACAGGATGATGGTGCTGATAAAGAATTTCTGCAACCTCATGCGCTGCATATGTTTCTGTTTCATCCACCGATTTTACCCATGCAAGATATTCTCTTTCCAAGCTAGAGAATTTGTTATAATTCTTAGACTGAATCGAATTTAACAGCTCTTCTCTTTTTGTAGAGACTGCTGTTAAAAATATCGCAAATAACCGTTCCTCCACATAATCGCTATCCATTTTTTTCATGATAGAAGGAAGATGCTCTTCAAAGCCATTATAATTCCCCTTATTATCGCTCCAAGGTTCAAATCCGGCCTTTTCAGGATTCTGCTCAATTACCTTTTTCCAAGCATTTGATGCAGCTTGTTCATGTCCAGTAAAATAGCAAGCATACGCTAACCAGTAATAGAAAGCACTTTCTCCGTCATAGCCTTGTTTTTGGAGCTTTCGGAGCCAGGTGTAGGCAAGTTCGTATTCTTTGATAAGCGCAAATGTCGTTCCTAGTTTGTACTGATGGTCAACCAATAGCGGCTTTATTTTTTCAAGAACAGCTTTAAGATGGCTTACTTCGCTCAAATCCTGTTGATAATAGGCGAACACCAAGCGGTTACACATTGCATGTAAGTTCCCTGGATTCTTTTGCAGCACATCATTTAAAATTTCAAAGGCTTTTTCTGCTTCCCCAGGGTAAAAATAAGCTAGAGCTAAGTTATTATAAGCTGACCAATACTCTGGGTAGTTATCAATAATCGAATTTAGAACTTCAATTGCTTTCGGAAAATGTCCAGATTCTAGGAGATCTCTTGCTTGCTCCTGTTGAACAATTAAGTCATCATGCTCATAAAATCCATCATCGTCTTCGTCTTCCACCTCAAGGGTAAGAAGTTCAAGTAGTTCCTCTGTATCTTCAAGGAATTCACCGAACGGTTCTAGCTGCAAATAAGAATTTGCATGATGATAGGCGTCTTTAAATAAACCTAGGTGGGCATAATTATTTGCAAGGAAATAGTGACATTCATACAGCTCTTCGTCAAGTTCTTCTAAGATAGAGTGCAAGAGACGATTTGACTGCTGATAATCTCCCATTTCCGTATGCAAAACAGCTAGCTGGCAGGTAATCATCGGTTCACCTGGTTCCAACTGGAGCGCACGAAGGAAGTATTTTTTTGCTTTATGGAAGTCCCGGCGATTATATGCTTTTATCCCTTTTGAAAAATAATACTCCGCCGTCGGAACAAATGATAAAATTTTCGCTTTTTGTTTGGTTGCTTTAGAGTCTTTACTCATGAAATCCTCCAAAATTCATTTTTAACTAATGTAGTATATCACAGGAATGAGCATATAGAGAAGAAAAATGGGCTAGAAAGAAATCGACAAGTGGGTTTGGAGTTCTATCCGTGGATTTTGGTGTTTTATTTGCCGCTTTCAGTTTTTATTTGCCGTTTTCGGTGTTTTATTTGCCGTTTTCGATTTTTATTTGCCAATGCCACATTTCAGACACAAAATAGACCGGCAACCTCCATCACGGCGCCGGCCCAATCCATCAATAAGCATTCTATTTATGACGAGTTTTTAATACGTCTAGGATATCAACAAATGGAAGCTGTTGTTCTCTTAATAAAACTAATAAATGGTATAGAAGGTCTGACGCTTCCCATTTTAATTCTTCATGGCTGCGATTTTTCGCTGCAATAATAACCTCTGCCGCCTCTTCACCAACCTTTTTCAAGATTTTATCTACGCCTTTTTCAAATAGGTATGTAGTATAAGCGCCTTCAGGTCGATTCTCTTCACGATCCTTAATTACCTTTTCAAGTGTCAACAGAATTTCATAATCAGACAAGCTGGCCACTTTTTCGGCACCGGCAACCGCATAAAGGCTTTCAACAAAACAGCTATCCGTGCCGTTATGACAAGCAGGACCTGCTGGCTCAACTAATACAAGCAAGGCATCCTTATCACAATCATACTTAATTTCGTTGATTTTTTGGGTGTTGCCACTTGTGGCTCCTTTATTCCAAAGCTCTTGGCGTGAGCGACTGAAAAACCACGTCTCCCCAGTTTCAATCGATTTTCCCAATGACTCTTTATTCATGTACGCAAGTGTGAGGACTTCCTTCGTCGCGATATCTTGAACGATGGCGGCTACAAGACCTTTTTCATCAAATTTAATTTTCTCGATATTCATCGTACTACAACTCCTCTTTCTCTTAAAAACGATTTAACCTCACTAACGGAGGTTTCTTTATAGTGAAAAATTGAGGCAGCTAATGCGGCATCAGCTTTTCCTTTTTCAAAGGCATCGGCAAAGTGCTCAGAATTTCCGGCACCACCAGATGCAATAACCGGTACTTGGACTGCTTCACTAACAGCCTTCGTCAACGCCAAGTCAAAACCTGCTTTCTCACCATCACAATCCATACTCGTTAACAGGATTTCTCCTGCACCGCGCCCGACTGCTTCCTTTGCCCAAGCGATTACTTCCCATTCAGTCGCGTTTCGGCCACCATGAGTAAATACGCGCCATGAACCAAGTTCTGCATCGTATTTAGCGTCTATCGCTACCACAATGCACTGCGAGCCGAAGAAGCTTGCCCCTTCATTAATGATTTCAGGGTTCAATAGTGCTGCTGTATTTAATGAAACCTTGTCAGCACCAGCGCGCAACATCTGTTTCATATCCTCTAATGAATTAATCCCCCCGCCTACGGTAAACGGAATCGCCAATTGTGAGGCAACGGCTTTAACCACTTCAGTCATCGTTTTCCGACCTTCGTGTGACGCGGAAATATCAAGGAACACTAACTCATCGGCACCCTGTTCATCATAAAATGAAGCCAATTCCACGGGGTCGCCAGCATCACGGAGCTGAACAAATTGAATTCCTTTGACAACACGACCTTCTTTTACATCAAGGCATGGGATGATTCTCTTCGTAAGCATTTAGGCTTTCACCTCTTTTAACGCTTCACTCACAGTAAATCGACCTTCATAGAGGGCTTTACCGACAATGGCACCTGTTACCCCTTTTTCAAACAAAGCCTGGAGTACAGTTAAATCTTCAAGTGAACTTACCCCGCCCGAAGCGATTACGCTTTTCCCAGTTTCGACAGCCATTTGCTTAATCGCTGCTACATTAGGACCTGACAGCATCCCATCAGTGGCAATATCGGTAAAAATAAACGTTTCGGCACCGGCATCGGCGAAGCGCTTGCCAAGATCGACAGCCTTCAGCTCAGAGGTGGTCAACCAGCCATGTGTAGCGACATAGCCGTTTTTGGCATCAATTCCAACAGCAATATGACTTCCGTACTTTCGAATCATCTCAATGGCAAATTCCGGATTGGAAACGGCAATACTGCCGATGATAACCCGCTCCACGCCTCGATCCAAGTAATGAACAATATCAGCTTCAGTTCGGATGCCGCCACCAATTTGAACTTTAGCATCCAAATTTTGTGCAGCCTGAATCACAAACTTATCATTCACTCGTTGGCCATCCTTGGCACCGTCTAAATCAACCATATGAATCCAAGCAGCGCCTGAGTTTGCAAACTGTTGCGCCATTTCAAATGGGGAATCGCCGTAGACGGTTTCTTTTTGATAGTCACCTTGAAGGAGGCGTACACATTTTCCACCTCTCATATCAATGGCCGGATAAATTGTAAAAGCCATCAGACCAACTCCCTTTCTTCAACTAACTGGGTAAAGTTCCGTAAAAGTTCCATTCCTAGCTTGCTGCTCTTTTCAGGATGGAACTGCATCCCATAAACATTGTCTCTACCAACAACTGCAGGCACTTTAACATCATATTCTGCCTCAGCAATCACGACATCTTTTCCATCGGTAACAACATAATAGGAATGGACAAAATAAACATAGTTCTCAGTAATATCTTTTAATATCGGTGATGGATGCAAATAGTGTAACTTATTCCACCCCATATGCGGAACTTTATAAGATTGGCCTTCCTTTGTATGACCAGCAAATCGAACAACCCTACCTGGAAGAATGCCCATTCCAGTGGTTAAGCCATTTTCTTCACTTTCCTCAAACAAAAGCTGCATACCGAGACAAATTCCTAATAGTGGTTTTCCACTGGCCACATAGTTCCGAACCATCTCCGTTAGGCCAGATTCGTTCAAACGCTCAATTGCATCACGGAAGGCACCTACACCAGGTAAAATCAAAGCGTCAGCCGCCAACAGCTCTGCTTTATTTTCCGAAATAAAATAAGGAACATTTAGACGTTCAAGTGCTTTACTAACGCTAAACAAGTTGCCCATCCCGTAGTCAATAATGCCAATCATTTACAACATTCCTTTCGTGGATGGAACCCCTTTAATTCGGGGATCAATAGTCGTAGCCTCATCTAAAGCACGACCTAGCGCTTTAAAAATTGCTTCAATGATATGGTGGGTGTTTTGCCCATAGTGAACAACCACATGCAAATTCATTCGCGCTTCTAAAGCTAGCTTCCAAAGGAATTCATGAACAAGCTCAGTGTCAAACGTGCCAACCTTTTGGCTAGGTAGCTGGGCACGCAATTCTAGATGTGGACGATTGCTAAGGTCAATCACAACCTGAGCTAAGGCCTCATCCATCGGCACGAAGGCATTTCCGTACCGTTTAATTCCTTTTTTGTCGCCTAAAGCCTCACGGAGGGCTTGTCCTAAGCAAATTGCGATATCTTCGGTTGTATGGTGATCATCGATTTCGATATCACCCTTTGCATCCACGAAAAAATCAAACTGACCATGCTTTGTAAACAGATCAAGCATATGGTTAAGAAACGGCACGCTCGTATCAATATTTGACTGACCTTCTCCATCAATTGACAATTGCAACTTAATATCCGTTTCATTTGTTTTCCGAATAACCTTTGCCGTTCTTTCCATCTTTGACCCTCCAATATTTACGGGGAATTTTTTTAAAAAAATGGCTCTGTTAATATAGTGTTGATTTCCGTTCCATGTGCTTCGCGGACCTTAGGGGCGGGCGGTGAGCCTCCTCAGTGCTTAAGCGCCTGCGGGGTCTCACCTGTCCCGCTGCTCCCGCAGGAGTCTCGCGCCTTCCACTCCAATCAACATTGTGAAAAATCAATCTTGAGCCTTAACACAGCCTAAAAATAAACCTTGTATCAGTATTAATTTTGTTCACGTTTTCTCTCAATTTAATTTTTAAATCTTGCCTCAATGGCTCGTGCGTGAGCTTCCAAACCTTCGATCCTAGCGAACTCGGCAATTTTAGCGGCGTTTTCCTTAAAGGCCGTTTCACTATAAACGATCACGCTTGATTTTTTCTGGAAATCCTCAACGTTTAACGGGCTGGAGAAGCGTGCAGTACCATTCGTTGGTAACACATGGTTAGGCCCAGCAAAATAATCCCCGACTGGCTCAGAGCTATAACGCCCAATAAAGATGGCTCCCGCATGACGAATTTGTCCAAGTAGCTCAATGGCATTTTCGGTGACAATTTCCAAGTGTTCAGGCGCTAGTTTGTTAACCGTTTCTACCGCTTCTTCCATTGTTTCTGTCACATAAATGGTTCCGTAATGATCAATCGATGCCGTTGCGATGTCACGACGTGGTAAATCGCTGAGTTGTAAATTGACCTCAGCTGCGACTGCCTCAGCTAACTGTCTTGAAGGAGTAACGAGAACACTGCAAGCACGCACGTCATGTTCCGCTTGCGATAACAAATCTGCTGCTACTTCATGAGGTCTTGCACTATCATCCGCTAGGACGGCAATTTCACTTGGTCCGGCAATCATATCGATGTCGACATCACCAAAAACCTCACGTTTTGCTAGCGCTACATAAATATTTCCCGGCCCGGTGATTTTATCGACCGGTTTAATGGTTTCAGTTCCGTAAGCTAACGCTGCGATGGCTTGGGCACCGCCAACCTTGTAAATTTCCTTCACTCCGGCCACGTTAGCCGCAACTAATACTGCCGCGGGAATGGCCCCATTTTTACCAGGAGGAGAAACGACGACAATTCGTTCGACCCCAGCCGTCTGTGCGGGAATGACATTCATAAGCACCGAGGAAGGGTAAGCTGCTGTCCCACCAGGAACATATAATCCAACTGAGTCCAATGGAGTAATCTTTTGACCAAGGATGGTTCCATTTTGTTCAGTAGTCATCCACGAAGGGCGGAGCTGTTTTTCATGGAAGGAGCGAATATTCGCAGCTGCCTCCTGAATGATTGTTAACTGATCCTCACTAACATTTTCATAGGCGTGACTGATTTCCTCCTCACTTACTAAAAAACTAGAAAGAGAAATGCCATCGAATTTTTCTGTATATTGCTTTAATGCAAAATCTCCATTTTGGCGAACATCGTTGATAATGGCTTTGACAGTAGCACGCTGGTCTTCCGTTCCACCCTCAACCGACCTTTTAATCGAAATATCTTCACTTACCTGCAAGATTTTCAACAACCATCATCCTTTCTAAGCTATTCAATCACTTCATTTAGGCGTTCAACCAACTCACGAATTCGATCATCCTTGATTTGATAACTGACAGGATTGACAATGAGCCTTGAAGTGATATCAACAATTTCCTCGTATTCCACTAAACCATTTTCCACTAATGTACGACCAGTTGACACGATATCAACGATCCGATCTGCTAGGCCAATGATTGGTGCTAACTCGATTGATCCATTCAGTTTAATAATTTCTACTTGTTCACCTTGGGCGCGAAAATAGGCTGCCGCCACATTAGGATATTTCGTCGCAACTTTTGGAGCGACGTCACTCATTGCTGTATTCGGTACTCCAGCAACAGCTAAGTAACATTTACTAATCTTTAAATCTAATAATTCGTAAACATCACGCTCTTCCTCAAGCATGACATCCTTCCCTGCAATCCCTAAATCGGCTACACCATACTCAACGTAGGTAGGAACGTCCATCGGCTTTGCCAGAATAAATCGAAAATTCTCCTCAGGGACATCGATAATCAGCTTGCGAGAATCCTCAAATTCAGGCGGTAGCCGGAAGCCAGCTTTCCTGAGCAAATCAGATGCTTCCTCAAAAATTCTTCCTTTTGGCATCGCAATCGTTAACATCCTGCTCATTCTGCAGACCCCCTTTCTTGTTTCCCAATCAAAAGAATTGTATCTGCAAACTTGTTCGTTAAGGAATCTACATTTTTCACACCATTTATATCTTGTAAAATAACTTGCTGACCTTCTGCCCGCTTTTGATTAGCTAATTGGAACGCTTCTTTCCGACGTTCTTCACTGAACAAGATGCATTCAATCGGCTCTGGTTTTTCCAACTCACCGAGTGCTTCTAACAGACGGTCAACTCTGACCGCAAATCCTGTTGCTCCAGTTGGTTTACCGAATTTCTCTAATAATCGATCATATCGCCCGCCACTTCCAATCGGGAACCCAACCTTACCTGCGTATAATTCAAATAAAATACCCGTGTAATAACTCATATGACTGACCAAGGTCAAATCAAATTTAACATTCGTTTCAACGCCGTAATCAGATACGATATCCCATAATTGCCGCAATTGCTGAATCGCGTTTCGGCCCTGCTCGTTCTCGATCAGGCTAAGGGCATTTTCAATTACTTCCTCCCCACCGCGCAGCTGTAATAAATCAAATAAACGCTGCTTATCAATAGAAGAGAGGGGGAGAGCCTTTACATGTTCGCGATAACCAACATAATTTTTTTCATATAAGAATTTCGTGAGCGTTTTTGTGCGCTCCTCTGTTCCTAATATTTGCATAAATAAATCTTGAACAAAACCAATATGCCCGACTGAAATTTGAAAATCTTTTAAACCTGCTTCCTTTAAGGAAGAGATCATTAACGCAATGACTTCTGCATCTGCGCTCATGGTATCATCTGCAATACACTCAACCCCAATTTGTTCAAACTCAGCTGGACGTCCACCTTCTCGCTGTTGAGCTCTAAACAAATTAGCTGTACTTGCCAGTCGTAATGGTAAATCATCATTCAATAACTTTGATACTGCAACCCTAGCAATTGGCGCTGTCATATCAGGACGAAGAACAAGTGTATGTCCTTGTTGATCTAATAATTTGAACAGGACTCCATCCAATATCGCCGATGCTGATCCAACCGTATCAAAATATTCTAATGTGGGTGTTTGGACAAATTGATAACCCCACCTCTTCATTTCCTCTGCAATTTTCCGCTTCACGCGCTGCTTGGTTTCGTATAAATCTGGAAGTGTATCTCTCATTCCCAGCGGCTTTTCAAACATAAATAGACTCATAAGCTCACCCTTTTATATACATATATTAATTGTTCAGAACCAATTTTTCTGAAATCCTTTAGTTCGCTAATGTGGTAGTACAATGAAGTTATATGTAAGTGTACTCTTGATTAACCTATTCGTCAAGCAGAAAAAGCTCCTCAAAACACTTTAATACATTAATGCGAAACAGGGTGCCTGACCCCCGGTGGTTTAACGCATTAAAGTACGCACCGGGGGTAGACACCCTATTTAATAATACGCATCGGGTTTCCTCCGACAAATGCGCCCGGTGGGACATCTTTATTGACAAGTGTACCAGCGGCAACGATTGCTCGATCGCCAATTGTGAGACCAGGTAAGATGGTGGAATTAGCACCTATCATCACTTCATTTCCAATCACGACTGAACCAAGTCGATACTCATTAATTAAATATTCGTGAGCAAGAATCGTCGTGTTGTAGCCAATAATCGAATTGTTTCCGACGCTTATTTTTTCTGGGAACATAATATCCGGTACAACCATTAAGGCAAAGGCGGTTTTTTTTCCGACTTCCATCCTTAAAAACGTACGGTAAAGCCAATTCTTAACACTTAGGAACGGAGTATAACGTGCGATTTGAATCACTATAAAGTTTTTTACCACTTTCCAAAAAGATACCGTTTTATAAATCTGCCATAACGAATTAGCACCTTCAACTGGATAACGTGTTGTTTTTCTCAACTGCTTATACCCCAAGAATGGGAAGAAGATCGCGCATATTATCAAGGATGTAATCAGGGTGATATATTTCTAAAGATTCCCTGCCTTTAGCTGCCCAGGCCACTCCAGCAGTTTTAGTACCAGCATTTTTCCCAGCAAGTACGTCATGATAATTATCCCCAACCATAATGGCCGTTTCAGGACTGGAGTTTAGCTGCTCTAATGCCTTAAAAATAGGCTCAGGATGTGGTTTTGGATGACTGACACGATCAAGTGCAACAATGGTTTCGAAGAAATGATCCATCTTCGTCAGTTTTAAACCCATCAAAATCACATTTAACATTTTTGTACTGACAATGCCAACCTTAAAGTTTCTCTCTTTTAATGCCGAAACGGTCTCGTAAACACCCTCAAATTCCCTTACCAGTAGGTCATGATTCGAAATATTGTACTGACGATACGTTTTAACCATTTCATCAACCTTTTCCTCATTAATAGCTGAAAAAGTTTCAATCAAGGATGGTCCCATAAACGGCATTACATCCGCCCGCTTATACTGGCCGGGTTGATAAATTTCTAATGTATGTAAAAAAGAAGAAATAATCAGTTCGTTCGTATCAATTAATGTTCCATCTAAGTCGAATAATACTGTATTTATACTATTGTTCATATACTGCTTCCTTTCTTTTGAACCTCGGTTCTAACTTAAGTTGTTGAATCACAAAATCGCACAAATCAATGATAACGATTATTGCTTTTTATCTAAATAACGCACATCAGCATATCCTTTTTTCCGCCTGATGATCCACAGAACCACATCCACAATGACTAAGGCGAAGGAAATTGTTTGTGCCATGCGCAAATTCTCTGTCAACATCAAACTATCTGTCCTTAGTCCCTCTACAAAAAAGCGTCCAATCGAATACCAAGTGATATATGATAAAAAGATTTCCCCACGCCCGAGATTCACTCTTCTTAAAGCTAGAAGGAGGAATACTCCAAGTAAGTCCCAAATAGATTCATATAGGAAGGTTGGATGATAATAGGCACCATTAATGTACATTTGATTAATAATAAAATCAGGTAAGTGCAGGTTTTCTAAAAAGGCACGAGTAACCTCACCACCATGTGCCTCCTGATTCATGAAATTTCCCCATCTGCCAATGGCTTGGCCAAGAATGATACTCGGTGCAGCGATATCAGCTAACTTCCAGAATGAAATGTTTCTCTTTTTCGCAAAAAAGTAGGTAGTCGCGACTGACCCAATCAATGCTCCATGGATGGCAATTCCACCATTCCATATTTTCGGAATATCACCAAGGTGTTGCGCATAATAGTCCCATTCAAATAAAACATAATAAATCCGTGCACATATAATAGCGATTGGGATTGCCCATAACATCAAGTCAGGAAAAACTTCATTCGGCAAGCCTCTTTTGTCTCCCTCTCTCATCGCCAACCATAAGGCAAGTGCGATCCCTGTCCCAATAATCACGCCATACCAATGAACTTGTATCGGCCCGAGCGAGATGGCAATCGGATCAAGCGGTTGTATCATTGCTTCCATTATCTATTCTCCTCATTCACTTCACATCTAGAGATTAAGATGCAAATTTAATAATCCTCTTGGTCACCTTCATCAATAACGTCCGATAAGCGGTTCGTAAATTGTTCAGCTGCATTAACGCCCATCCGTTTAAGTCGCGTATTCATGGCCGCAACCTCAATAATAACGGCAAGATTTCGACCAGGGCGAACTGGAATCGTCAGCTTTGTTACTTCCGTGTCAATAATTTTCATTTTTTCTTCATCTAAACCAAGACGGTCATATTGTTTGTTCTGATCCCATAGCTCTAAATTAATGACTAAGGTGATTCGTTTAAAACTACGAACAGAGCCTGCTCCAAACAGTGTCATTACATTAATGATCCCTAATCCCCGAATTTCAAGTAAATGCTCAATCAACTCTGGAGCATGACCAACAAGGGTATCTTGATCTTCTTGACGAATCTCTACACAATCATCTGCAATAAGGCGATGACCCCTTTTCACAAGTTCTAGTGCAGTTTCACTTTTCCCCACTCCACTTTGTCCAGTAATTAATACACCCATCCCATAGATATCAACCAAAACTCCATGGACTGCTGTGGTCGGTGCTAGCTTGCTTTCCAAATAGTTAGTCAGCCTACTTGAGAATCTTGTCGTCTTCATTGATGCCCGCATAACTGGGACTGATTCACGTTCAGATG of the Bacillus sp. 1NLA3E genome contains:
- the lgt gene encoding prolipoprotein diacylglyceryl transferase; translated protein: MEAMIQPLDPIAISLGPIQVHWYGVIIGTGIALALWLAMREGDKRGLPNEVFPDLMLWAIPIAIICARIYYVLFEWDYYAQHLGDIPKIWNGGIAIHGALIGSVATTYFFAKKRNISFWKLADIAAPSIILGQAIGRWGNFMNQEAHGGEVTRAFLENLHLPDFIINQMYINGAYYHPTFLYESIWDLLGVFLLLALRRVNLGRGEIFLSYITWYSIGRFFVEGLRTDSLMLTENLRMAQTISFALVIVDVVLWIIRRKKGYADVRYLDKKQ
- the hprK gene encoding HPr(Ser) kinase/phosphatase, producing the protein MPNVRTKDIIEKFNLELISGEEGINRPITMSDISRPGIEIAGYFNYYPAERIQLLGKTELSFFEKLDEKDRQYRMEQLCTDITPGIIVTRGLEVPVELIEASERESVPVMRASMKTTRFSSRLTNYLESKLAPTTAVHGVLVDIYGMGVLITGQSGVGKSETALELVKRGHRLIADDCVEIRQEDQDTLVGHAPELIEHLLEIRGLGIINVMTLFGAGSVRSFKRITLVINLELWDQNKQYDRLGLDEEKMKIIDTEVTKLTIPVRPGRNLAVIIEVAAMNTRLKRMGVNAAEQFTNRLSDVIDEGDQEDY